A genomic stretch from Fusarium musae strain F31 chromosome 9, whole genome shotgun sequence includes:
- a CDS encoding hypothetical protein (EggNog:ENOG41) yields the protein MPSTWNRFKGLFSDGTTSRREWLHEEERALLPSHRNQNIASAIPPAEVMKVCLRLRHLIRECVPCELEESAITRSHSTVITSKVVQAAKEAGGQKYRSCVVYALLVNMRWFKREAILELWDADLHDLRAVACTVIAKQIIEGEEDLDYLLHHVLLRRYSFLIDQVPTAPTNVIEKAVDLHAVRVIGSSGYQKCIAYLWRGWLVQDEDDPSEFVDYKNKADTSLLVHMDPDRMRAPRYQNAAQLLFSIIYLGLYTAAVNSANASGVLDGAEIALYIFTFAYVCDECLKYYKAGYHILGFWNVFNFVLYSFLTVSLVLRIIGLAYKDNDDVHKKYNELSYNLLSFVAPMFWSRLLLYFDSFRFFGAMLVVLKVMMKESLIFFALLIVVIIGFLQAFIGLDIADDNIMGDTWFIIESMLKAIMQSPEFDGFDDFGHPFGLILYYCFTFVVMIILLNILIALYNSAYEDIYENADDEYLALFAQKTMQFVRAPDENVYIAPFNLVEIVISGLFEWWVPKSTYEFINDCVMATLYSPLLFIAAIFERRSARKIRHNRSRGEEDDDQINEWEQFHEDLDMEGEGWTKTCEAVKPNVEDEPAVIEVRKLRAEMEELKAMLSQLTNTKLSDDDTITGSKSGKELATEDDDTQEISGAAETQDAPDTSDTPEGEGASGDQKQGKKNKKKNKKKGPGGPSN from the exons ATGCCCAGCACATGGAACCGCTTCAAGGGCCTCTTTAGCGATGGAACCACCAGCCGACGCGAGTGGCTccatgaggaggagagagccC TTTTGCCTAGCCATCGGAACCAGAATATCGCATCTGCTATTCCTCCGGCCGAGGTCATGAAGGTTTGCCTGCGATTGCGACATTTGATCCGCGAATGCGTCCCTTGCGAGCTTGAAGAAAGTGCTATCACGCGATCCCATAGCACTGTCATCACCAGCAAGGTTGTACAGGCGGCTAAGGAGGCTGGCGGCCAGAAATACCGATCATGCGTT GTGTACGCCCTGCTTGTTAATATGCGATGGTTTAAACGCGAAGCCATTCTCGAGCTATGGGATGCCGATCTCCACGACTTGCGCGCTGTTGCCTGCACTGTCATCGCCAAGCAGAT TAtcgagggagaggaggatcTCGATTACCTCCTACACCAcgttcttcttcgtcggtACTCTTTCCTCATTGACCAGGTTCCTACAGCCCCAACCAATGTCATTGAGAAGGCTGTAGACCTGCACGCAGTTCGGGTCATTGGCTCCTCTGGTTATCAGAAATGCATTGCCTATCTCTGGCGTGGCTGGCTAGTccaggacgaagatgatcCCTCCGAGTTTGTCGACTACAAGAACAAAGCAGACACCAGCCTACTTGTCCACATGGACCCCGATCGTATGCGTGCACCTCGCTACCAGAATGCCGCCCAGTTGCTATTCTCCATCATATATCTTGGTCTGTACACGGCCGCTGTCAACTCTGCCAATGCATCAGGAGTACTGGATGGTGCTGAGATTGCGCTCTACATCTTCACCTTTGCCTATGTCTGCGACGAGTGCCTCAAATACTACAAGGCTGGTTACCACATCCTGGGATTCTGGAATGTTTTCAACTTCGTCCTTTACTCCTTCTTGACTGTATCATTGGTTCTACGCATCATAGGGCTGGCATACAAGGACAATGATGATGTGCATAAGAAGTACAACGAGCTCAGCTATAATCTGCTTTCTTTTGTTGCGCCCATGTTTTGGTCCCGCCTCTTGCTCTATTTCGACAGCTTCCGTTTCTTCGGCGCCATGCTAGTTGTGCTGAAAGTTATGATGAAGGaatctctcatcttctttgccttgcttATAGTTGTCATCATTGGCTTCCTTCAGGCATTCATCGGTCTCGATATTGCTGATGATAATATTATGGGCGATACCTGGTTCATCATTGAGTCTATGCTCAAGGCTATCATGCAGAGTCCCGAGTTTGATGGGTTTGATGACTTTGGGCATCCATTCGGTCTGATTCTCTACTACTGCTTTACTTTTGTTGTCATG ATTATTCTCCTCAATATCCTCATTGCACTTTACAACTCGGCCTATGAGGATATCTATGAGAATGCCGATGACGAATATCTCGCACTGTTTGCGCAAAAGACGATGCAGTTCGTCCGAGCTCCTGATGAGAATGTTTATATCGCCCCTTTCAACCTGGTCGAAATCGTCATTTCGGGACTATTTGAGTGGTGGGTACCAAAGTCCACATACGAATTCATCAATGACTGCGTCATGGCTACTCTATACTCCCCTCTTCTCTTTATTGCAGCCATTTTCGAGAGGCGATCTGCACGAAAGATTCGACACAACCGCTCACGAGGCGAGGAGGACGACGATCAGATCAATGAGTGGGAACAATTTCACGAGGACCTTGACATGGAAGGCGAAGGCTGGACCAAGACTTGTGAGGCCGTCAAACCTAATGTGGAAGACGAGCCTGCTGTCATTGAAGTCCGCAAGCTGCGAgctgagatggaagaactCAAGGCGATGCTTTCTCAACTCACAAACACCAAACtaagtgatgatgataccatAACGGGCTCAAAGAGTGGAAAGGAGCTAGCCACTGAAGACGACGATACCCAAGAGATATCAGGGGCCGCTGAGACCCAGGATGCGCCAGACACGTCGGATACCCCAGAGGGAGAAGGGGCTTCTGGTGATCAAAAGCAGGGCAAgaaaaacaagaagaagaacaagaagaagggcccAGGTGGACCCAGTAACTAG
- a CDS encoding hypothetical protein (EggNog:ENOG41) produces MAATRGLSDIPTLASLYRDPDSALSEAYLSSRSDPDYPVSDSINKRIGLIRGDITKLRLDAIVNAANRSLLGGGGVDGAIHRAAGSDLVRECKTLGPINTGEAVITKGYNLPSKHVIHTVGPVYAADTNPNESLANCYRESLKLAVENGVTTIGFSAISTGVYGFPNLPAAKIACRTVREFLESEEGSKLTRVVFVTFVAPDVNAYNETIPRMFPPTKDGSA; encoded by the exons ATGGCTGCTACCAGAGGCCTCAGCGATATTCCGACTCTCGCCTCTCTCTATCGCGACCCTGACTCTGCCCTATCCGAGGCTTAtctctcatcaagaagcgaCCCTGACTATCCTGTATCTGATTCTATCAACAAACGTATCGGTTTGATTCGCGGTGATATCACCAAGCTTCGCCTCGATGCTATCGTCAACGCCGCGAACAGATCTCTACTAGGTGGAGGGGGCGTTGATGGAGCCATTCATAGGGCCGCTGGCAGTGATCTGGTCAGGGAGTGTAAGACCCTCGGCCCCATTAACACTGGCGAGGCCGTCATCACAAAGGGTTACAATCTCCCTTCCAAGCATGTCATTCACACCGTCGGACCTGTGTACGCTGCAGATACGAACCCTAATGAAAGTCTCGCCAATTGCTACCGCGAAAGTTTGAAGCTTGCCGTCGAGAACGGCGTGACCACGATCGGTTTCAGCGCCATCAGCACAGGCGTTTATGGGTTTCCCAACCTTCCTGCCGCTAAGATCGCCTGCAGGACTGTGAGAGAGTTCCTTGAGAGTGAGGAGGGAAGCAAGCTCACCCGAGTGGTATTTGTCACGTTTGTTGCTCCTGATGTGAATGCGTACAACGAGACGATTCC ACGAATGTTCCCACCCACGAAAGACGGATCTGCATAG
- a CDS encoding hypothetical protein (EggNog:ENOG41), which translates to MASGPRNAAPTQVGSFDFVHYCPAWTDPNWQDEGPERDASVFDVKDSVFDRLRPALLPRDNFEKPTVYAQRFGIFPGRTDGRSRTSPTRAESRQIFPASSDIRNGKELFGRFEDLAKAANEHVDDYMERTRPDMQKLDETEQRFMQQYENLVIDENWQTILFGSMTMDELQAEGYFSMCDTKFDSLGGHISE; encoded by the exons ATGGCTTCTGGCCCAAGAAACGCAGCCCCGACCCAAGTTGGGAGTTTCGATTTTGTCCATTACTGCCCTGCCTGGACAGATCCGAACTGGCAGGATGAAGGCCCTGAACGAGATGCGAGTGTCTTTGACGTCAAAGACAGCGTTTTTGATCGCCTACGCCCAGCTCTTCTGCCTCGAGACAACTTCGAGAAGCCAACTGTTTACGCTCAACGATTCGGAATTTTTCCTGGTCGAACCGATGGTCGTTCGAGAACATCGCCCACACGAGCTGAGAGTCGACAAATCTTTCCTGCCAGCTCTGATATTCGAAATGGAAAGGAACTATTTGGACGCTTCGAAGATCTGGCCAAAGCAGCAAACGAGCACGTTGACGATTACATGGAGAGAACAAGGCCAGATATGCAAAAGTTGGATGAAACCGAACAACGATTCATGCAACAGTATGAAAATCTAGTCATAGATGAGAACTGGCAGACCATCCTTTTCGGGAGCATGACTATGGATGAA TTGCAAGCCGAAGGATATTTCTCGATGTGCGATACCAAGTTTGACAGCCTCGGGGGCCACATCTCAGAGTAA
- a CDS encoding hypothetical protein (EggNog:ENOG41), translated as MEQTDSITPSDRQSGPKHNKKSGQQEADTTMANDVDPSAPAATPSESVERTSKSGSCSRKSRQQKKERSQETKPASVKDEAEASGISSEDESTSDDDEASETVTLAAKKYSGVNGTTKNKKERANSIVSKKKTSKAFTKKQKKPKKKSNKNKAGSCSDTASDSDSGSDSSDPESSDNEDPAEKNDRTNSSPGLESQLRALEFQFAQLQQQLGASNGLASSVNPSAFTSFGSSALPYSVQNPLVQNPLSSQVANLDPLLTSRRPIGHYDPRRRRPMRLSGIPTLEGSDRDSITNDYLRGELRAKGEKPKGPAFKRVDQVWDNSIHNFKLQDTADTDTDSQYDEYIFHVRRKFDWEGKHAATVVDIKSKLLRECLQDVIGNAEGISLVDETPKMNPEVLFLYLEDLRDHLKALRKAKPAGKSKKSRKKNKSLLKEKKQHLKILIKYLDHDFESTKESLYPMLKNGLITFELLWALWKPDTLVYATTYGNASEPRVFKVESAHLHHSVMRGSYYHIEGKYMEFDGKRFGYGNTSVEIDGFQGAKKVKSLPCYPLEYHHNEQKLRLDLIERGKKFASLSGVHYKSYKGIAFMKRRNGSVMKFNIQSSRVMIDPTIFRKTNPNYSVSTVKPKDPDIIEEETSESDSGNCACGSDSEGAGMVKFVKKVYKDENGDVHMVSFPKGLVKDEPGNAELDELPSKNVEGDDDEDVDTVDFTDEDYLIASPVVLGFSFSEKQWLELAVSCVNEIQWNEKAWDSLVLEDGTKDLIKALVKSRKYHAANTIDDVIQGKGKGLVTVLHGPPGTGKTLTAEGIGELLQCPLYMVSAGELGTDSRFLEAELQKILDICHAWGAILLLDEADVFLEKRNMHDIHRNALVSIFLRQLEYFQGILFLTTNRVETFDEAFQSRIHIALRYDNLKSPAKRAIFKMFLDRVRKLGKLKVEPLTEDDLDLLSKQALNGREIKNVVGSAQDLAVNKGEALSMRHIRQVLEVHAKFGRDLKGGTGYEDAMRSYF; from the exons ATGGAGCAGACAGATTCGATCACTCCCTCTGATCGTCAAAGTGGACCAAAACACAACAAGAAGTCTGGCCAACAAGAGGCAGATACCACGATGGCTAATGACGTTGACCCATCAGCCCCTGCTGCGACCCCTTCCGAGTCGGTGGAAAGAACTTCTAAGAGTGGTTCTTGTTCGAGGAAGAGCaggcagcagaagaaggaaaggagTCAAGAGACCAAGCCGGCTTCGGTGAAAgacgaggctgaggcttCTGGCATTTCCAGTGAAGACGAATCTACttcggatgatgatgaagcctcAGAAACCGTAACACTAGCTGCCAAGAAATATTCGGGAGTTAATGGCACTACTAAGAATAAGAAGGAACGAGCCAACAGTATCGTTTCCAAGAAAAAGACCTCCAAGGCTTTCActaagaagcagaagaaaccaaagaagaaaagcaacaagaacaaggcgGGCAGTTGCTCTGACACCGCTTCCGATTCGGACAGTGGTTCAGATTCCTCCGATCCCGAATCTTCTGATAATGAGGACCCTGCTGAGAAAAATGACCGAACCAATTCCTCTCCAGGCCTCGAGAGCCAACTTAGGGCGCTTGAGTTCCAGTTTGCTCaactgcagcagcagctgggCGCATCTAATGGCCTGGCTTCATCCGTTAACCCAAGCGCTTTCACCTCGTTTGGTTCGTCGGCTTTGCCGTATTCTGTCCAAAATCCTCTTGTCCAAAATCCTCTGTCTTCACAGGTAGCTAATCTCGATCCACTACTCACTAGTCGTCGACCAATTGGTCACTATGATCCTCGCAGACGTCGACCCATGCGACTTTCAGGAATACCAACTCTCGAAGGTAGTGACCGAGATAGTATTACCAATGATTACTTGCGTGGCGAGTTGAGGGCTAAGGGGGAAAAGCCTAAGGGTCCTGCCTTTAAGCGCGTGGATCAGGTGTGGGACAACAGCATACACAATTTCAAACTTCAGGATACAGCCGACACAGACACCGATTCCCAGTACGACGAATACATCTTTCATGTCAGAAGGAAGTTCGACTGGGAGGGAAAACATGCAGCAACTGTTGTCGACATCAAGAGCAAATTGCTTCGGGAATGTCTGCAGGACGTTATCGGCAACGCAGAAGGCATTAGCCTGGTAGACGAAACACCAAAAATGAACCCTGAGGTCCTTTTCTT GTACCTAGAAGACCTCCGTGATCATTTGAAGGCACTGCGCAAAGCTAAACCTGCTGGCAAGTCCAAGAAGAGTCGgaagaaaaataaaagtctactcaaggaaaagaaacagCATCTTAAGATACTTATCAAGTATCTTGACCATGACTTTGAAAGCACAAAAGAAAGTCTCTATCCCATGCTCAAGAATGGCCTCATCACATTTGAGCTGCTTTGGGCTTTGTGGAAACCGGATACACTTGTCTATGCCACAACGTACGGAAACGCAAGCGAGCCACGAGTGTTCAAAGTCGAATCAGCGCACTTACATCACAGCGTTATGAGAGGCAGTTATTATCACATTGAAGGTAAATACATGGAATTCGATGGCAAACGCTTTGGTTATGGCAACACCTCAGTCGAGATAGACGGGTTCCAAGGcgccaagaaggtcaagagtCTTCCTTGTTATCCGCTTGAATACCATCACAACGAGCAGAAACTCCGACTTGATTTGATTGAAAGAGGCAAGAAGTTTGCGTCATTGAGCGGTGTTCACTACAAGAGCTACAAGGGCATTGCCTTCATGAAGCGTAGGAATGGCTCGGTTATGAAGTTTAACATCCAGTCCAGCAGAGTCATGATCGACCCGACTATCTTTAGGAAGACCAACCCCAACTACAGCGTCTCAACTGTTAAGCCCAAGGACCCCGATATCATCGAGGAAGAGACTTCGGAATCGGATTCCGGTAACTGTGCGTGTGGCTCAGATTCGGAGGGTGCAGGAATGGTGAAGTTTGTCAAGAAAGTCTACAAGGACGAGAACGGCGACGTACATATGGTCAGCTTTCCGAAAGGTTTGGTGAAGGATGAGCCCGGAAACGCCGAACTCGATGAACTCCCCTCCAAAAATGTGGAGggggatgatgacgaggacgtGGACACCGTCGACTTCACGGATGAGGATTATCTCATTGCCTCTCCGGTGGTACTTGGTTTCTCATTTTCAGAAAAGCAATGGCTGGAGCTCGCCGTTTCCTGCGTCAATGAAATCCAATGGAATGAGAAGGCGTGGGACTCCCTGGTTCTGGAAGATGGCACCAAAGACCTGATCAAGGCCCTTGTGAAGTCACGCAAGTATCACGCGGCTAACACTATCGATGATGTTATCCAGGGCAAGGGAAAGGGACTCGTCA CCGTCCTACACGGACCTCCTGGAACTGGCAAGACACTCACGGCTGAAGGAATCGGAGAATTGCTTCAATGCCCACTTTATATGGTATCGGCTGGCGAGTTAGGGACAGACTCGAGGTTTCTGGAGGCAGAGTTGCAAAAAATACTGGACATTTGCCATGCTTGGGGTGCTATCCTTCTTCTGGATGAGGCAGACGTATTCCTGGAAAAACGCAATATGCACGACATCCATCGCAATGCCCTTGTGAGCATTTTCCTTCGGCAGCTGGAGTATTTCCAGGGAATTTTATTCCTCACGACGAACCGAGTAGAA ACCTTCGACGAAGCCTTCCAGTCCCGAATTCACATCGCCTTGCGATATGACAATCTCAAGTCTCCTGCAAAGCGGGCTATCTTTAAGATGTTCCTCGACCGTGTTCGTAAGCTGGGCAAGCTCAAAGTAGAACCATTGACCGAGGATGATCTGGACTTACTGTCGAAGCAAGCTCTGAATGGACGCGAAATCAAGAACGTGGTGGGCTCGGCTCAGGATCTCGCCGTTAACAAGGGTGAGGCTCTTAGCATGCGCCACATCAGACAGGTTCTCGAAGTTCATGCCAAATTTGGGCGGGATTTGAAAGGAGGAACTGGTTATGAGGATGCTATGAGAAGCTACTTCTAG
- a CDS encoding hypothetical protein (EggNog:ENOG41) — translation MKVSSSVVILAAALGVSAHPSGHAHQRAHAKRDFVVANKPVTVIEYATQVVTADAAPATAVAEAPASPKVDADTVVPKASTSVPAPAASAPAKNKGKKHNSGSGSGYKAFCGGKKAKRATLEDIASTGNTGVPGDFGCNMMTVDEDVADKYDYTVTFNNDHDGDKECACWNKIGPDGKIDGFFAQNVALEFTVSASSSQVVAFDSDSQGGCACATSKVPTTKDNLWAGTWLEFDFGSKRNKNWSGADASCLVSAAAKLDIPGLRVCDTSSNTCSTINPGGTGENAYLGGMEAEDGIGINTPAEQVRLTVDIDYSG, via the coding sequence ATGAAGGTCTCTTCTTCCGTTGTCATTCTGGCCGCCGCCCTCGGCGTCTCTGCCCACCCCAGCGGCCACGCTCACCAGCGTGCTCACGCCAAGCGCGACTTCGTCGTTGCCAACAAGCCCGTCACAGTTATTGAGTACGCTACTCAGGTCGTCACCGCTGATGCTGCCCCTGCTACCGCTGTCGCTGAGGCTCCCGCCTCTCCCAAGGTCGATGCCGACACCGTTGTTCCCAAGGCTTCCACCAGTGTTCCCGCCCCTGCTGCCTCCGCTCCTGCTAagaacaagggcaagaagcaCAACTCCGGCTCCGGTTCCGGTTACAAGGCTTTCTGCGGtggcaagaaggccaagcgcGCCACTCTCGAGGACATTGCTTCCACTGGCAACACTGGTGTTCCCGGTGACTTTGGCTGCAACATGATGACTGTCGATGAGGATGTCGCCGACAAGTACGACTACACCGTCACCTTCAACAACGATCACGATGGCGACAAGGAGTGTGCTTGCTGGAACAAGATCGGACCTGATGGCAAGATCGACGGTTTCTTCGCCCAGAACGTTGCTCTGGAGTTCACTGTTTCCGCCTCCAGCTCACAGGTTGTTGCTTTCGACAGCGACTCCCAGGGTGGCTGCGCTTGTGCCACCTCCAAGGTCCCCACCACAAAAGACAACCTCTGGGCCGGTACTTGGCTCGAGTTCGACTTTGGCAGCAAGCGAAACAAGAACTGGTCTGGCGCTGACGCCTCTTGCCTTGTCTCTGCCGCCGCCAAGCTTGACATCCCCGGTCTCCGAGTCTGCGACACCTCCTCCAACACTTGCTCTACCATCAACCCCGGAGGTACTGGCGAGAACGCCTACCTCGGTGGCATGGAGGCTGAGGACGGTATTGGTATCAACACTCCTGCCGAGCAGGTCCGCCTCACCGTCGACATTGACTACTCCGGTTAA